One Malania oleifera isolate guangnan ecotype guangnan chromosome 10, ASM2987363v1, whole genome shotgun sequence genomic region harbors:
- the LOC131166578 gene encoding auxin-responsive protein IAA13-like — MDDKLKQTSKKKVCNGSNKNNTVTMKKGHLGFLKVNMDGLSIGRKVDPNASSIYVTLAQAREDMLDNPTTSITSIRECSSGESEQSRKATKLLNGSSEFVLTYEDKEGDLMLIQDVPWEMFLNTVKRLRIMKTVEANGLRT, encoded by the exons ATGGATGATAAATTGAAGCAAACTTCAAAGAAAAAAGTGTGCAATGGTAGCAATAAGAACAATACTGTTACTATGAAAAAAGGACATCTTGGGTTTCTTAAGGTTAACATGGATGGATTGTCAATAGGGAGGAAAGTGGATCCAAATGCTTCTTCTATATATGTTACTTTAGCCCAAGCACGAGAGGACATGTTGGATAATCCAACCACAAGCATCACTTCCATTCGTGAGT GTTCGAGTGGAGAGAGTGAGCAATCAAGAAAGGCTACCAAGCTTTTAAATGGATCATCCGAGTTTGTGCTCACTTATGAAGATAAGGAGGGGGACTTGATGCTCATACAAGATGTTCCTTGGGA GATGTTTCTCAACACAGTGAAGAGGCTTAGAATCATGAAGACGGTGGAAGCTAATGGACTTCGTACCtaa